The sequence CGCCAAGTCAGCGCCAGCCACTGCACCTTGGCACCATCGCCGGCAATTACTGGAAGGCGATTCGTCATCCGCAATTTTTGCTGCGCTCGCTGGGTATCGGCTTTGTTTTTGGCGGCTTCGGACTGTACATCGCGTCGGCGGCCAGCTTTGTGATGCAGGTGCTGCACTTGCCGGAGACCGCGTTCGCATGGCTGTTCATTCCGCTGATCGGCGGCATCGTGCTGGGATCGGCGATCAATGCGAAGCTCGCGCACCGGGTCAGCATGAAGGTGATGATACGGCGTGGCTTGGTGGTGATGGGGCTGGCCTGCGTGATCAATCTGGTCTACACCAGCTTGCAGGTCGCCGCCGTGCCGTGGGCGGTCTTGCCGTTGATGCTGTACGCATTCGGCATGGCGCTGGCGCTGCCGGGCATGGTGCTGCAGACGCTCGGGCTGTTCCCGCTGGTGCGCGGACTGGCGGCGTCGCTGCAGAACTTCGTGCAGATGCTGATCTTTGCGCTGGTATCGGGCTACCTTGCGCCGCTGTTGTTCGATAGTGCGTTCAAGCTGGCCGCCGGACTGGCGGGTGCGTGGCTGATCGGGGTGCTGTTCTGGCGCAGCGGTCGCGCCCGCACCTAAGCCGGCACACGCTTGTTGACCAGCACCAGCGCGATCCCGCCCAGCATCGCTACGCTGGCCAGTACCAGCCGCACACTGAGCGGTTCCTGCAGAAACAGTACGCCGGCGATGGCGGCCAGCACTGGTGCGCTCAGTTGCACCGACGCCGCCCGCAAGGCGGTCAGTCCACGCAGCGCCGCATACCAGACCGTGTAGCCGATGCCCGATGCCAGCGCGCCCGACAGCACCGCATACACGATGCCCATGCCATCAAGACGCTGTTGCGCCAGCAGTGCGATGGCCAGCACGATTGCCATCGGCGCGGCGCGTACGAAATTGCCGGCGGTCTCGCCGGCCGGATCGGCCACGCCGCGTCCGCGCAGCGAGTACACGCCCCACGCGATGCCCGCTGCCATCATCAGCAATGCGCCACCCAATGGCGGTGCTGATAGACCGGGCAGCAGGAACAGGACCAGTCCGGCCAGCGCGATGACGAGGCCGGCGATCTGGCCCCGACCGAAGCGTTCGCCGGCACGCAAGCCGGCCGCGATCATCGTCGCCTGCACCGCGCCGAACAACAGCAGCGCGCCGGTGCCGGTCGACAGCGACACATAGGCAAACGAAAATCCCGCCGCATAAATCATCAGCGCCAGCGCCGACCACCAGTTGCCGCCGAGCCGCATGGCGGTAGTGCCACCCGCTGGCGGCACACGTCGCAGCCAGACCAACAGCACCAGCATCAGTGCCCCCGAGACCACGCGGATTGCGGTGAAGCTGGCCGCATCGATGCCGGTGCGCTGGAAGGCCAGCCGGCACAGGATGGAATTGCCGGCGAAGCAGAGCACGGCGAACAGGGTGAAGCAGGTCAGGCGAAGGGTGGACATGGACATCCTTGCAGAGAGAAATCGCGTGCGGCACAGATCATCGTGCCGCCGGCCGGTTCAGCACTCAGCACGCGCAGCGCGTTGCCGTGTTAATCGTCGGCCCCGCAGCACTTCTTGAACTTCTTGCCGCTGCCGCACGGGCAGTCATCGTTGCGGCCGACCTTGGGCGAGTCACGCTGGACGGTCTCGACCCCGGAGGTACGGATCGGCGCCCAGTATTTGAGGATGTGCGGGATCGCCGATTCGATCTCGATGGTCATCTTGTGGGCCTTCAACGGCGTGTCGACCAGATGCATTTCGCTCTCCTCGATCTCTTCGGCACCGAGCAGATAGATCGGTCGCATGATGTCGGCCAGGTTGGAAGTCCAGATCGGCGCCCACGCATCGGCGCGCAATTGCGTGCCTTCCCAGAAGCCCCAGGCCCAGGCTTCGCCATCGAGCAATTGCTTGCCTTCGAATTCGAATTCGCAAAACAGCGGTTCGAACTCTTTCGGCGCGACTTCGAAGGTGATCGCGACTTCGTTCATGAAGCGCGAGATCAGGCCGACGATGTGGTCGAATTCCTTCGGATTCTTGAAGTCCGGACCGGTCTCGTCGGACTCGCCCCAGATAGGCGGCAGCCATTCGGCCAGCGGCACCAGTTCCGGGCCGATCACGAGGGCAGTGAAGTAGCCGTGCAGCGAATCCATCGTCATGCAGTCTTCGGCACAACGGTCGGAAAGCAGGAATTTGTCGAGTTCGTCGAACTCTTTGTCGGACAGGGGCTGGTCGAGATGCATGGAAAACTCCGGCGAATTGAATGGGGCGTAGTGTACGGCCTTGATCGCTTGCCGGTCCGATCAAATGCAGCCGGTCGCATCGGTGCGGCCGTACAATGCCCGCCATGAACCCACCTTCGATTCCCTCATTTGCCGATCTCAGTCCCGACCTGGTGCTCGATGCGCTCGACAGCATCGGCCTGCACGGCGATGGCCGTTTGCTGGCCCTGAACAGTTATGAAAACCGCGTCTACCAGATCGGCATCGACGATGGCCCGCCGGTGGTCGCCAAGTTCTACCGGCCAGGTCGCTGGAGCGATGCGGCGATCCGCGAAGAACATGCGTTCGTCGAAGAACTGGTGGCGCAGGAAATCCCGGTGGTCTCAGCCACGCGGCTTGGCGATGGCAACAGCCTGCATAAGCTGGACGGATTCCGCTTCGCGGTCTTTGCGCGTCACGGCGGTCGCGCACCGGAACTCGATGACCCCGACACGCTGGAATGGATGGGGCGCTTCATCGGCCGCATCCATGCGGTCGGCAAGCTCAAGCCCTTCATGGAACGGCCCACGCTGGATATCCACAGCTTCGGTACCGAACCGCGCGCGTGGTTGCTCGCCCATGATTTCATTCCACCCGAATTGCTGGCCGCCTGGCAGAGCGTGACGACGATGGCGCTTGATGGCGTGCGTCGCTGTTACGACCGCGCCGGCGATGTCGCCAGTGTGCGTTTGCATGGCGATGTCCATAGCGGCAACGTGCTGTGGACCGACGCCGGTCCGCACTTTGTCGACTTCGATGACAGCCGCAACGGGCCGGCGATTCAGGACCTGTGGATGATGCTGTCAGGCGAGCGCGCCGACATGGTCCGGCAGATGTCGGATCTGCTGGCCGGCTATGACGACTTCTGCGATTTCGATCCGCGCGAACTGCATCTGATCGAAGCGTTGCGCACCTTGCGGCTGCTGCATTACTCGGCCTGGCTGGCACGGCGCTGGGACGATCCGGCGTTCCCGGTCGCGTTCCCGTGGTTTAACACGCAGCGTTACTGGCAGGACCGGATCCTCGAATTGCGCGAGCAGGTCGCGTTGATGGATGAAGCGCCGTTGCGGGTGTAACGGTCGCCTTGTCCTGATTACATTCCTATCAACTCCTTTCAACTTCTTTCCTGATCATGCAAAAAATTCGACACGCAATTCTCGGCGGCAGCGGCCTGTACAACATGGACGGTCTGCAGAACCTGCAGGAAGTTACCATCGACACCCCGTTCGGCGCACCGTCGGACGCCATCATGATCGGCACGATAGAGGGCGTGCAGGTCGCTTTCCTCGCGCGCCACGGCCGCGGCCATCGCCTGCTGCCGACCGAAGTGCCGTACCGCGCCAACATCTGGGCGCTCAAGAGTCTGGGCGTCGAGTACCTGCTGTCGGTCTCGGCCGTCGGGTCCTTGTGCGAAGAGATGGCACCGCGCCACATGGTCCTGCCGGACCAGTACATCGACATGACGCGGCAACGCGTCAACACGTTTTTTGGTGACGGTGCGGTGGCGCACATCAGCCTGGCGCAGCCGGTCTGCGCGGCGCTGAGTCAGCTGATTGCCGATGCGTTCGCGGATGCGGCATTGCCGGAAGCCACGCTGCATCGCGGCGGCACCTATGTCTGTATCGAAGGTCCGGCTTTTTCGACACTGGCCGAATCACAGCTCTATCGCAGTTGGGGAGCGTCGGTGATCGGCATGACCAACCTGCCGGAAGCACGGCTGGCACGCGAAGCCGAAATCGCCTACGCGACGCTGGCATTGGTCACCGATTTCGATTGCTGGCATACCGGCCACGCGCCAGTCACGGCCGAGATGGCGATCGGCAATATGATGCACAATGCGGTCGGTGCGCAGCAGGTGCTGCGCGCCGCAATCCGCCGGCTGGCCGCCGATGCACCGGTCTCGCTGGCGCATACGGCACTGGCCCAGGCGCTGGTCACGCAGCCCTCGGCGATGCCGGCGGCGACGCGTGAAAAGCTGCGGCCGTTGCTCGCAAAATATCTGTAATCCGCGCTGTCATGGCGCGACCAACCACCTTTTTGGAGTTGTTCATGTTGCGTCCCGCCATCCTGTTCTTTGCCGCCGCGCTGTCATGTGGCACTGCCTTCGCGGTCGATACGCTGCGCCTCGGTGTGGGCTTGTTCCAGCCCGACAAAGAAAAAAACGATGCGACCTACCGCCCGCTAGCCGAATACCTGTCAAAAAAACTCGGCAAGCCGGTCGAGCTGCGCACCGTCGATAGCTGGGAAGGGCTGGCCAAATCGCTCGCCAATGGCGAAACCGATATCGCCCTGATGGGGCCGTGGGGCTATGTGCTGGCCAATAACCAGTCCGGCGCGCAAGCGGTCGCGACCATCCTGTACGACGGCAAACCCGAGTACTACGCGCTGATGATCACGCATCCGAAATCCGGCATCAACGGCTTGGCCGATTTGAAGGGCCGCACCTTCGCCTTCGGTGACAAGGGCTCGACCTCGGGTTATCTGATTCCGACCCACCAGTTCCTGAAAATGGGCATTCCCGATCCCGAAAAATTTTTTAGCAAGGTGCTGTACACCAAACATCAGGCCATCGAGACCCAGGTCACGCGCGGCGAACTCGATGCCGGTGCCGACTATGACCGCAACCGCAATGCGATGATCGAGCAGGGCTTGATCAAGGCGGCCGACAGCAAGATCATCTGGACCTCGGCTCCACTGCCCAATGACGCGGTCGCGGTCAGTGCCGACCTGATGAAAGACAAGGCACTGGTGGCGCAATTGCAGGCCGCGCTGGAGCAGGTCGGTGCCGAACTGAAGACCAGTCCGGGCTTGCTGCCGGCGCATTACACCGGCTTCGTGAAAAGTGACGACAAGCTCTACAGTTCGATCCGCGATGCCGGACTGGCGACCGGCAAACTGCAACCGCGCAAGTAAGCGCTGATGCCCGGGCCGAGCCTGACTGGCCGCACGCGCCTGTGGTTGTTTGCCTTGCTGTACGGCGTTCTGATTGCTGCCAGCGCGGTCAGTTTCGTGCGTGACGGCGACGTGCAGTTCGGCCGCAAGCCGCTGGAAAATCTGCTCAAGACCGCGCATGAACTGTCGCGCCCGAGTCTGCTCGATGTCTGGTTCGGCAATCCGCAGCTCGAATACCGCAATGACGCCGGTGTCGTGCTGCGCGTCGAAGACCAGCGCGCCACCGAACAGCGCTATTTGATTGGTCTGGCGGCAGCGATCTGGACCACGTTGAAAGTGGCCACGCTCGGTTCGCTGCTGGCAGCAGTGGCCGCGCTGCCGTTCGGGCTGGTCGCCGCGCGCAACCTGTCGATGCCGCGCTGGCTGGCATCGCCGGCACGCGGCCTGCTCGATATCGCACGCGCCATCCACGCACTGGTGTTCGGCCTGCTGCTGGTTGGCATCATCGGGCTAGGTCCGATGGCCGGCATCCTCGCCATCGCGTTCCATTCCTTCGGCACCTACGGCAAGTTGTATGCCGAAGCCATCGAGAACATCGACGAGCGCCTGATCGATTGCGGTCGCGTGATCGGCATGACGCCGCTGCAAACGGTCTGGCATGCGTTGCCGCGCACGCTGCTGCCCCAGGGACTCTCGATCCACCTGTACATCTGGGAATTCAATATGCGCGACTCTACCGTGCTCGGGCTGATCGGCGTCGGCGGACTCGGGCTGCTGGTGTCCGAAGCGGTGTCGTTGTTCCAGTGGGGCCGGCTGGCGACACTGCTGATCGCCATTGTCCTGCTGGTGACCTGCTTCGACCGGATCAGCCGGCGAGTGCGGGCGATTCTGGCGACACGGTCACATTGAAAAAGCGGCGCTCGATTTCTTCGATGACCTGATGTAAGACATCGGCGCGCACCGGACGGCTGAACAGATTGCCCTGGCCGATTTGGCAGCCATGGTTTTTCAGCCAGGTCATCTGGTCCAGCGTCTCGATGCCTTCGGCCAGCACCTCCATTTTCAGGGCCAGTCCCATCGCAAGGATGGCCTGCGTCAGTTTTTCGGCATGGCTGTCGTCGAGCATGCTCCGGGTGAAGGACTGGTCGATTTTCAGGCACTGCAGCGGCAGCTTGCGCAGATAACTCAGCGATGAATACCCGGTGCCGAAATCGTCCATGCTCATGCGGATGCCGTTGGCATGGAGCTGGTGCAGGACATGGCGGGTATGGTCGAGTTCGCGCATCAGCGACGACTCGGTGATTTCGATTTCCAGTAATGCGGGCGGGATCAGGAATTCATCGAGCAGACCATTGAGATGCCGCACCAGATCGGCCGACGCAATATCCTGCATCGACAGGTTGATGGCAACCGGCAAGTCGGCATGCCCTTGCGAGCGCCAACGTGCCTGGGTCGCGATCGCGTGGCGCATGACCCAGCGGTCGATGTGCACGATCTGACCGCTGCGCTCGGCAATCGGGATGAACACCGCCGGTGAAATCGGACCGCGCACCGGATGGTCCCAGCGCAACAGCGCTTCCATGCCGGCTACGCGAAAGCTGGCCAGGTCGACCTTGGGCTGGAAGACCAGCGACAGCTCATTGTTCTCGATCGCGCGCATCAGGTCGCTTTCGAGTTGATAGCTGTCGGCCTGATCGGCTTCCATCGCCGGATCGTACACGACGCTGCGCGAACGCCCGGCCGCCTTGGCCTGATACAGTGCCAGGTCGGCCCGTCGCAACAGGTCGCCGACGGTCTGCCCATGCAATGGCGGGATCGCAATCCCGACTGAAATCCCGAGGGTCAGTGGCTGGCCATTGAGCAGGAAAGGTGGCGCGACTGCCTCGTGCAGACGCTCCGCCACGCTGAGCACCAGCGCCGGATCGGCTTGCGGCAGGCGCATCAGCAGCATGAATTCATCGCCTCCGAGGCGCGCCAGCAAATCGAAGTCACGCACCGCCGACTCCAGTCGCGCGCTCAGTTCCTGCAGTATCCGGTCGCCGGCGACATGGCCGTAGTTGTCATTGATGCGTTTGAAATGATCGATGTCGAGCAGGATCAGAGCGGAATTGAACTTGCCGTTTTTGAGCCATCCGGTGACTTCGTCTTCCATCGCGCGCCGGTTGAACAGGCCGGTCAGCGGATCGTGATGCGCACGCCATTGCAGCTTGCGGTGCAAGACGTCGTTGGCCTGGCTCTGGCGCACGTCACAGAGGAGGCAAAGCAGTTTTTCCAGCGCGAGTGCCTCGATGCCGGTCCACGCCTGCGAGCGTCCGCCCACGGATTGCTGCCATTCTGCAAACGACCGGCGTGGTTCCAGCCTGAGCCGCCCATCGGGCAGGACCACGGTATTTTTTTCCGGTTCGCCGGCCCAGCGCACTTGCTGGACTTGCTCTTGCCGCACCAGGCAACAGAATACCTGCGGCATGCCCGCACGCCGCGCCAGCATCAGCCCGGCGGCATCCGGTAACGTTGTCAGTCGCGGCAGCGAGGCGCAGGGCAAGCGATCCCAGTGCCGGATCGTGACGGCATCGTTGGTCGCACCGGCATCCGGTCCGGTGTGTCCGGCGATCTCGTCGAGCACCTGTTCGGCGGAGCCGAGTTGCCGGTCAGTGCCGCCGACATACATCACGTCGTCGATACGCACGCTCAATCCGCTGGCACCGAACGCTGCCAGCAATTGGGGAAGTCGTGCGGCTAGTACCTGGGGCATATCGCCGACCAGGATGAGGTGTTGCTGCAAGCTGGTGAGTAGTTCGTCGATGCTGTGGCGACGCGCGACGTCTTCCAGTTCGCACAGCGCAGCGATGCGGATGCTGGCGACTTCCGCGACCAGTTCACAGATCTGGCGCAAGCCATCCCGGACCTGGTAGGGCGGCACCTTCGGTGCATGGTGGTGGCAGGTAATCAGACCCCACAGCTTGCCATCGACAATGATCGACAAGGTCATCGTTGCGCATACGCGCATGTTTCGCAGGTAGCACAGGTGGACCGGGGACAGGCTGCGCAGCAAGCCGTGGCTTTGGTCAAGCGGTCGCGTCGCCGGCAATAACGTATCGGCTTCGGCGTCGACATCGACCAGGATACGCAGGGTGTTGGTCAGGTAAAGCCGACGCGCCTGGCTCGGGATATCGGAGGCCGGGAAACGCAAGCCCAGGTAGCGTTTCTCATGCCCGCCGGCCGTGTGCTCGGCGATGACTTCCCCGCTGTCGTCGGGCAGGAAGCGATAAATCATGACGCGGTCGAAGAGGCTTAATTGCTGGACTGATTCCACGCACTCCTGACAGAAAGCGGTCAGGCCGTGGGCCTGGCGCAGCTGTGACATGGTATTGGTGATGTCGGCAAACAGCCGGGTTTGTCGCAAGCGTTCTTCGACGTTGTTATCCAGCGGCAGCCATTCGAGGATGATCGTGTCACCGGAGCGGTGGCCCAGGCATTCCCATTCGCAGTCGGTGGCACGGTTGCGCTGGCGGATGACTTTCGCCATGCGTGGTTGCCACGGCAGGATCTGCGGATTGGATGTCGGCAAGTCAGCCAGAGCATCACTGCCGGTACCATCGACCCAGTCGGTTAATGCCGTATCGAGCATCGCGGCGGCGTCCGGCAAGCCCGGCCAGTGGCGCGTGATGCCGCTCGACACCTGCACGATACGCGCACTGACCAGATCGACGACCATCACGAAGCCGTGCGGCTGCACGGTACCGAGCAGGTGGATCGGTTCCTGTGCGCAGGATTGTTCCAGCTCTGCTGAAATCGAATGGTCCGGATGGGTCATGGGGTTTGCTTTCTGTCATCGCAGCGTCAGGACGAGGACTCCTGACAAGCTAAGCGTCTTTTGGTTTTACGTGATGATAACTGAATGTCCCTAAAATATTCCAAGACAGAATCATCGGTTTTGGGAAATTTCAAGTTCCCGCGCAGTTTCGTTCCTGCTTGTCAGGATCGCCGTACCGGGCCGACCAAGCTGTTTCGGTTTATCCTGAGCCCTACCGCATCCCGAGGACCATTTATGCACGCAACACTTCCTTTACTGGTTGCCACCGACTTTCCGGCGCTGCGACGCCACCGTCCCGATACCCTGCAAATCAACCTGGGCACCACCTGTAATCAGTCCTGCCTGCACTGCCACGTCAACGCCGGTCCGACCCGCACCGAACAGATGGACCGCGCCACGATCGAACAAGTCCTCGACGTGCTGCGGCAAGGCGACATCCGCACCATCGACCTGACCGGCGGCGCGCCGGAAATGAACGTGCATTTCCGCACTCTGGTCGAGCAGGCGCGCGCCCTTGGCGTGGCCGTCATCGATCGCTGCAACCTGACCATCCTCGAAGAACCGGGCTACGAAGAATTCGCCGGATTCCTCGCCGCGCAGCAGGTCCATATCGTCGCCTCGCTGCCCTGCTACAGCGAAGACAACGTCGACAAGCAGCGC comes from Actimicrobium sp. CCC2.4 and encodes:
- a CDS encoding EAL domain-containing protein, with the translated sequence MTHPDHSISAELEQSCAQEPIHLLGTVQPHGFVMVVDLVSARIVQVSSGITRHWPGLPDAAAMLDTALTDWVDGTGSDALADLPTSNPQILPWQPRMAKVIRQRNRATDCEWECLGHRSGDTIILEWLPLDNNVEERLRQTRLFADITNTMSQLRQAHGLTAFCQECVESVQQLSLFDRVMIYRFLPDDSGEVIAEHTAGGHEKRYLGLRFPASDIPSQARRLYLTNTLRILVDVDAEADTLLPATRPLDQSHGLLRSLSPVHLCYLRNMRVCATMTLSIIVDGKLWGLITCHHHAPKVPPYQVRDGLRQICELVAEVASIRIAALCELEDVARRHSIDELLTSLQQHLILVGDMPQVLAARLPQLLAAFGASGLSVRIDDVMYVGGTDRQLGSAEQVLDEIAGHTGPDAGATNDAVTIRHWDRLPCASLPRLTTLPDAAGLMLARRAGMPQVFCCLVRQEQVQQVRWAGEPEKNTVVLPDGRLRLEPRRSFAEWQQSVGGRSQAWTGIEALALEKLLCLLCDVRQSQANDVLHRKLQWRAHHDPLTGLFNRRAMEDEVTGWLKNGKFNSALILLDIDHFKRINDNYGHVAGDRILQELSARLESAVRDFDLLARLGGDEFMLLMRLPQADPALVLSVAERLHEAVAPPFLLNGQPLTLGISVGIAIPPLHGQTVGDLLRRADLALYQAKAAGRSRSVVYDPAMEADQADSYQLESDLMRAIENNELSLVFQPKVDLASFRVAGMEALLRWDHPVRGPISPAVFIPIAERSGQIVHIDRWVMRHAIATQARWRSQGHADLPVAINLSMQDIASADLVRHLNGLLDEFLIPPALLEIEITESSLMRELDHTRHVLHQLHANGIRMSMDDFGTGYSSLSYLRKLPLQCLKIDQSFTRSMLDDSHAEKLTQAILAMGLALKMEVLAEGIETLDQMTWLKNHGCQIGQGNLFSRPVRADVLHQVIEEIERRFFNVTVSPESPALAG
- a CDS encoding serine/threonine protein kinase, with protein sequence MNPPSIPSFADLSPDLVLDALDSIGLHGDGRLLALNSYENRVYQIGIDDGPPVVAKFYRPGRWSDAAIREEHAFVEELVAQEIPVVSATRLGDGNSLHKLDGFRFAVFARHGGRAPELDDPDTLEWMGRFIGRIHAVGKLKPFMERPTLDIHSFGTEPRAWLLAHDFIPPELLAAWQSVTTMALDGVRRCYDRAGDVASVRLHGDVHSGNVLWTDAGPHFVDFDDSRNGPAIQDLWMMLSGERADMVRQMSDLLAGYDDFCDFDPRELHLIEALRTLRLLHYSAWLARRWDDPAFPVAFPWFNTQRYWQDRILELREQVALMDEAPLRV
- a CDS encoding UPF0149 family protein, whose protein sequence is MHLDQPLSDKEFDELDKFLLSDRCAEDCMTMDSLHGYFTALVIGPELVPLAEWLPPIWGESDETGPDFKNPKEFDHIVGLISRFMNEVAITFEVAPKEFEPLFCEFEFEGKQLLDGEAWAWGFWEGTQLRADAWAPIWTSNLADIMRPIYLLGAEEIEESEMHLVDTPLKAHKMTIEIESAIPHILKYWAPIRTSGVETVQRDSPKVGRNDDCPCGSGKKFKKCCGADD
- a CDS encoding phosphate/phosphite/phosphonate ABC transporter substrate-binding protein; protein product: MLRPAILFFAAALSCGTAFAVDTLRLGVGLFQPDKEKNDATYRPLAEYLSKKLGKPVELRTVDSWEGLAKSLANGETDIALMGPWGYVLANNQSGAQAVATILYDGKPEYYALMITHPKSGINGLADLKGRTFAFGDKGSTSGYLIPTHQFLKMGIPDPEKFFSKVLYTKHQAIETQVTRGELDAGADYDRNRNAMIEQGLIKAADSKIIWTSAPLPNDAVAVSADLMKDKALVAQLQAALEQVGAELKTSPGLLPAHYTGFVKSDDKLYSSIRDAGLATGKLQPRK
- a CDS encoding PhnE/PtxC family ABC transporter permease, whose product is MPGPSLTGRTRLWLFALLYGVLIAASAVSFVRDGDVQFGRKPLENLLKTAHELSRPSLLDVWFGNPQLEYRNDAGVVLRVEDQRATEQRYLIGLAAAIWTTLKVATLGSLLAAVAALPFGLVAARNLSMPRWLASPARGLLDIARAIHALVFGLLLVGIIGLGPMAGILAIAFHSFGTYGKLYAEAIENIDERLIDCGRVIGMTPLQTVWHALPRTLLPQGLSIHLYIWEFNMRDSTVLGLIGVGGLGLLVSEAVSLFQWGRLATLLIAIVLLVTCFDRISRRVRAILATRSH
- a CDS encoding multidrug effflux MFS transporter, translating into MNNTSPRTLTLVLATLAMLGPFATDTYLPSFVAIGQQFAVGPMLVQQTLSIYLFGYSLMTLFYGTLSDSFGRRPVILVSLLIFIAGSIGATLAPSFTWLLVFRAMQGMSAGAGMVIGQAVVRDRLSGADAQKMIAQIMMVFGIAPAVAPVIGGLLQVAFGWRAVFAFMTAIAVLLLIACRRYLPESLPPSQRQPLHLGTIAGNYWKAIRHPQFLLRSLGIGFVFGGFGLYIASAASFVMQVLHLPETAFAWLFIPLIGGIVLGSAINAKLAHRVSMKVMIRRGLVVMGLACVINLVYTSLQVAAVPWAVLPLMLYAFGMALALPGMVLQTLGLFPLVRGLAASLQNFVQMLIFALVSGYLAPLLFDSAFKLAAGLAGAWLIGVLFWRSGRART
- a CDS encoding S-methyl-5'-thioadenosine phosphorylase, which encodes MQKIRHAILGGSGLYNMDGLQNLQEVTIDTPFGAPSDAIMIGTIEGVQVAFLARHGRGHRLLPTEVPYRANIWALKSLGVEYLLSVSAVGSLCEEMAPRHMVLPDQYIDMTRQRVNTFFGDGAVAHISLAQPVCAALSQLIADAFADAALPEATLHRGGTYVCIEGPAFSTLAESQLYRSWGASVIGMTNLPEARLAREAEIAYATLALVTDFDCWHTGHAPVTAEMAIGNMMHNAVGAQQVLRAAIRRLAADAPVSLAHTALAQALVTQPSAMPAATREKLRPLLAKYL
- a CDS encoding DMT family transporter, whose translation is MSTLRLTCFTLFAVLCFAGNSILCRLAFQRTGIDAASFTAIRVVSGALMLVLLVWLRRVPPAGGTTAMRLGGNWWSALALMIYAAGFSFAYVSLSTGTGALLLFGAVQATMIAAGLRAGERFGRGQIAGLVIALAGLVLFLLPGLSAPPLGGALLMMAAGIAWGVYSLRGRGVADPAGETAGNFVRAAPMAIVLAIALLAQQRLDGMGIVYAVLSGALASGIGYTVWYAALRGLTALRAASVQLSAPVLAAIAGVLFLQEPLSVRLVLASVAMLGGIALVLVNKRVPA